One Dysosmobacter welbionis DNA segment encodes these proteins:
- a CDS encoding glucose-6-phosphate isomerase: MLDVKSFQLQSFLPLPYEEVLAPRLKRAHEKLQSGSGAGGEFTGWVHLPRDYDREEFARIQAAASRIRANSQALVVIGIGGSYLGARGVIDCLRSPNYNLKRKDTPNIYFVGNGLSSDAMGEVLDLVADVDFSVNVISKSGTTTEPAVAFRFFRAALEKKYGREGARERIYATTDKARGALKSLADSEGWETFVVPDDVGGRYSVLTAVGLLPIAVAGVDITALMQGAAEMMETCTEASFRCPAWRYAAIRYELYRAGRSIELLACYDPAFRFMAEWWKQLFGESEGKEGKGLFPASVEFTADLHSMGQYIQEGKRLMFETVVRLGPSDRQLTVPADEADGDGLNFLAGKSLDFIRDRAMEGTLLAHTEGGVPNLIVETSGRTPADLGQLIYFFEYACGLSGYLLDVNPFDQPGVEAYKKNMFALLGKPGYEDRRAQLESKLEG; encoded by the coding sequence ATGCTGGATGTCAAATCGTTCCAATTACAGTCTTTTCTGCCCCTGCCCTATGAGGAGGTCCTGGCGCCGCGGCTGAAGCGGGCCCATGAGAAGCTCCAGAGCGGCAGCGGTGCCGGCGGAGAGTTCACCGGCTGGGTCCATCTGCCCCGGGACTATGACCGGGAGGAGTTCGCCCGCATCCAGGCGGCCGCGTCCCGGATCCGGGCCAACTCCCAGGCCCTGGTGGTCATCGGGATCGGCGGCTCGTACTTAGGCGCCCGGGGTGTCATCGACTGCCTGCGCTCTCCCAATTACAACCTGAAGCGCAAGGATACGCCCAACATCTACTTTGTGGGCAACGGCCTTTCCTCCGACGCCATGGGGGAGGTGCTGGACCTGGTGGCGGACGTGGATTTCTCCGTCAACGTGATCTCCAAGTCGGGCACCACCACCGAACCCGCCGTGGCCTTCCGCTTCTTCCGGGCGGCCTTGGAGAAGAAGTACGGCCGGGAGGGTGCCCGGGAGCGGATCTACGCCACCACGGACAAGGCCCGGGGCGCCCTGAAGTCCCTGGCGGACAGCGAGGGATGGGAGACCTTCGTGGTCCCCGACGACGTGGGCGGCCGATACAGCGTGTTGACCGCCGTGGGCCTGCTGCCCATCGCCGTGGCCGGGGTGGATATCACCGCCCTGATGCAGGGAGCGGCGGAGATGATGGAGACCTGCACCGAGGCTTCCTTCCGGTGCCCTGCCTGGCGGTACGCCGCCATCCGGTACGAGCTGTACCGGGCGGGCCGGTCCATTGAGCTCTTGGCCTGCTATGACCCGGCGTTCCGGTTCATGGCGGAGTGGTGGAAGCAGCTCTTCGGTGAGAGCGAGGGCAAGGAGGGCAAGGGCCTCTTCCCCGCCAGCGTGGAGTTCACTGCGGACCTCCACTCCATGGGCCAGTACATCCAGGAGGGCAAGCGCCTGATGTTTGAGACCGTGGTGCGCCTGGGTCCCTCCGACCGACAGCTGACAGTCCCGGCGGACGAGGCGGACGGCGACGGGCTGAACTTCCTGGCGGGCAAGTCCCTGGACTTCATCCGGGACCGGGCCATGGAGGGCACCCTGCTGGCCCACACGGAGGGCGGCGTGCCCAACCTGATCGTGGAGACCTCCGGCAGGACGCCGGCAGACCTGGGGCAGCTGATCTACTTTTTCGAGTACGCCTGCGGCCTCTCCGGCTATCTGCTGGACGTGAACCCCTTCGATCAGCCGGGGGTGGAGGCCTACAAGAAGAATATGTTCGCCCTGCTTGGCAAGCCGGGCTATGAGGACCGGCGGGCGCAGCTGGAGAGCAAGCTGGAGGGGTGA
- a CDS encoding ATP-binding protein, producing MVRLIMGVKGSGKTKQLIELINNAAKDEPGNVVCIEANRTMTYDIHYHIRLIDAQEYNLDSYELFRGFISGLYAGNYDISHVFIDNLCKTIGREVDKDTENFLNWLDAFGEKNNIKFTVTISADLSLATDGMQKFL from the coding sequence ATGGTCAGACTGATTATGGGCGTGAAGGGCTCCGGCAAGACCAAGCAGCTCATTGAACTGATCAACAACGCGGCGAAGGACGAGCCCGGCAACGTGGTTTGCATCGAGGCTAACCGCACCATGACATACGATATCCACTACCACATCCGCCTGATCGACGCCCAGGAGTACAATCTGGACAGCTACGAGCTCTTCCGGGGCTTCATCAGCGGCCTGTATGCGGGCAACTATGATATCTCCCATGTGTTCATCGACAACCTGTGCAAGACCATCGGCCGGGAAGTGGACAAGGACACCGAGAATTTCCTGAACTGGCTGGACGCCTTTGGCGAGAAGAACAACATCAAGTTCACCGTCACCATCAGCGCCGACCTCTCCCTGGCTACTGACGGGATGCAGAAGTTCCTGTAA
- a CDS encoding S-layer homology domain-containing protein, with translation MKRRLQWFCSCALLCALLVTAALPAPAAAASTGFSDVPESHWAADSIRRAVDLGLFQGQTPTRFGLGAPMTRGAFVVALCRLFGWEMVTPEAGSYTDNQDKSAWYYSAVETAYANGAITRQTDTFRPREPITREELAVMLVRAMGYGTIAGLAQDLPMPFRDVTTNVGYIAMAHELGLVNGTAATTFSPDQTATREQAAVMLIRLYDSYHAAAPEKTGIAYSAEGLTDLTGYGAVAVGGARLIYAGESRLAGTPDAETAAALQETITAAGAVPLLHVGGSASALKDDPSHTAEVLAAAVESGGYEGLFLDLAELSSAQKKDFTALAEALRAELGEDRLLYLMVEAPVWQGAAYNGYDYAALSEPADKLVVRVADYGDVSEDFPIAPLAPLEEVYYALAELADQVDSDCLSLLLTTTGSAWTDGRHIGQASAAEIEQLLSASQTKDYYSDRYACAYLTSGSGDTAVWYLNGEAALERARMAAFFGVDQLCLSDLSSVADYDNYNLLEGLDAGSSQVQI, from the coding sequence ATGAAAAGACGACTGCAATGGTTCTGTTCCTGCGCGCTGCTCTGCGCCCTGCTGGTGACAGCGGCGCTGCCGGCGCCCGCGGCAGCGGCCTCCACCGGCTTTTCCGACGTGCCGGAGAGCCACTGGGCGGCGGACTCCATCCGTCGGGCCGTGGACCTGGGCCTGTTCCAGGGGCAGACGCCCACCCGCTTCGGCTTGGGGGCTCCCATGACCCGGGGGGCCTTTGTGGTGGCCCTGTGCCGCCTGTTCGGCTGGGAGATGGTAACACCGGAGGCCGGGTCCTATACGGACAACCAGGACAAGAGTGCCTGGTATTACAGCGCGGTGGAGACCGCCTATGCCAACGGGGCCATCACCCGGCAGACGGATACGTTCCGCCCCCGGGAGCCCATCACCCGGGAGGAGCTGGCGGTCATGCTGGTGCGGGCTATGGGCTACGGCACCATCGCCGGTTTGGCCCAGGACCTGCCCATGCCCTTCCGAGATGTGACCACCAACGTGGGCTATATCGCCATGGCCCATGAGCTGGGGCTGGTGAACGGCACTGCGGCCACCACCTTCTCCCCGGATCAGACTGCCACCCGGGAGCAGGCGGCGGTCATGCTGATCCGGCTGTATGACAGCTATCACGCCGCGGCCCCGGAGAAAACCGGCATCGCCTATTCCGCGGAGGGTCTGACAGACCTGACCGGCTATGGCGCCGTGGCGGTGGGCGGCGCCCGGCTGATCTACGCCGGGGAGTCCCGGCTCGCCGGTACCCCCGATGCAGAGACCGCAGCCGCCCTGCAGGAGACCATCACCGCCGCCGGTGCCGTGCCGCTGCTGCATGTGGGCGGGAGCGCCTCGGCACTGAAGGATGACCCCAGCCACACCGCAGAGGTACTGGCGGCCGCGGTGGAGAGCGGCGGTTATGAGGGGCTGTTTCTGGACCTGGCGGAGCTCTCTTCCGCCCAGAAGAAGGATTTCACCGCGCTGGCGGAGGCGCTGCGGGCCGAACTGGGAGAGGACCGGCTGCTCTATTTGATGGTGGAGGCGCCCGTCTGGCAGGGAGCCGCATACAACGGCTATGACTATGCCGCCCTGAGTGAGCCGGCCGACAAGCTGGTGGTACGGGTGGCGGACTATGGCGACGTGTCCGAGGACTTCCCCATCGCCCCCCTGGCGCCGTTGGAGGAGGTCTACTACGCCCTGGCCGAACTGGCGGACCAGGTGGATTCCGATTGTCTCAGCCTGCTGCTGACCACCACGGGCTCCGCCTGGACGGATGGGCGGCACATCGGCCAGGCCTCCGCCGCCGAGATCGAGCAGCTGCTGTCCGCCTCCCAGACGAAAGATTACTACTCCGACCGCTACGCCTGCGCCTATCTCACCTCCGGCAGCGGGGACACCGCGGTGTGGTATCTCAACGGCGAGGCCGCCCTGGAGCGGGCCCGGATGGCTGCTTTCTTCGGCGTGGACCAGCTGTGCCTCAGCGACCTGTCCTCTGTGGCGGACTATGATAATTACAATCTGCTGGAGGGGCTGGACGCCGGATCCTCCCAGGTGCAAATCTGA
- a CDS encoding DHH family phosphoesterase, with protein MRFKKWNIGTPAERDVALLRSAGYPYLLSTVLAARGVTTAEAAAEALERDRSLSMSPMLMRDMDKAVARIQRAISQGETIAVFGDYDVDGITSTVLLMDYLKSCGVRCLRHIPRRIEEGYGLSKEAIQGLRDQGATLMITVDCGITGNEEVDFAASIGLDVVITDHHECKEELPRALAVVDPHRSDCPYPFKHLAGVGVALKLVLALGARAGRMPCSPDTAPWRPLAPLPT; from the coding sequence ATGAGATTCAAAAAATGGAACATCGGGACCCCGGCTGAGCGGGACGTTGCCCTCCTGCGGAGTGCCGGATACCCCTATCTCCTCTCCACGGTCCTGGCGGCCCGGGGTGTCACCACTGCCGAGGCGGCGGCCGAGGCGCTGGAGCGGGACAGGAGCCTCAGCATGTCCCCCATGCTGATGCGGGATATGGACAAAGCCGTCGCCCGCATCCAGCGGGCGATCAGCCAGGGGGAGACCATCGCCGTGTTCGGCGACTACGACGTGGACGGCATCACTTCCACGGTTCTGCTGATGGACTATCTCAAAAGCTGCGGCGTCCGCTGCCTGCGGCATATCCCCCGCCGGATCGAGGAGGGCTATGGCCTGTCCAAGGAGGCCATCCAAGGCCTGCGGGACCAGGGCGCCACGCTGATGATCACCGTGGACTGCGGCATCACCGGCAACGAGGAGGTGGACTTCGCTGCCTCCATCGGGCTGGATGTGGTCATCACCGACCATCATGAGTGCAAGGAGGAGCTGCCGCGGGCGCTGGCAGTGGTGGACCCCCACCGCAGCGACTGCCCCTATCCCTTCAAGCATCTGGCGGGAGTGGGTGTGGCGCTGAAGCTGGTGCTGGCCCTGGGGGCGAGAGCCGGGAGGATGCCCTGTTCGCCCGATACTGCACCCTGGCGGCCATTGGCACCATTGCCGACGTGA
- a CDS encoding single-stranded-DNA-specific exonuclease RecJ, giving the protein MRMEGENRTIAFCGLEALPHTDFVGVHALLKEAGLLGKPITSVQIGFVLAPRINAAGRMGAADLAADLLETDDPARAEELAKALCDLNRERQAVEQAICADATEKIERLRAEDRSALVLSSEDWHQGVVGIVASRLSEKYACPSFMIHLKDGVGKGSCRSYGGFNLFSALESCADLLEGFGGHELAAGFTISEENIDAFRARMNRYVRSASGGERAVSCLDVDAPISCPGEVTLAEVEQLDQLEPYGAGNPRPVFALLGATVDVLQPVGQGKHLKLRLSKGTCRFDAIFFSMTEETCGVAAGMRVDAAFYLQANTFRGNTTLQLQLIDIRPSLTPSRHEAADLDLLHRLVAGEGLTGQERARLQASRSQFAAFWTVLERQLRRGKAEEEMLPFLRRLSALSGGCESFLRAGLALAVFQERGLIALSVQGDQVTLSLNPIQGKVDLFACPYLSRLREDAAGKSGGVVS; this is encoded by the coding sequence ATGCGGATGGAGGGGGAGAACCGCACCATCGCCTTCTGCGGGCTGGAGGCCCTGCCCCACACGGACTTCGTGGGCGTCCACGCCCTGCTGAAGGAGGCGGGGCTTCTGGGCAAGCCCATCACCTCTGTCCAGATCGGCTTTGTGCTGGCCCCCCGGATCAACGCCGCCGGCCGCATGGGCGCGGCGGATCTGGCCGCGGACCTGCTGGAGACCGATGACCCCGCCCGGGCCGAGGAGCTGGCAAAGGCTCTGTGTGACCTAAACCGGGAGCGGCAGGCGGTAGAGCAGGCCATCTGCGCCGACGCCACCGAGAAGATCGAGCGCCTCCGGGCCGAGGACCGCAGCGCCCTGGTCCTCTCCAGCGAGGACTGGCACCAGGGCGTGGTGGGGATTGTGGCCTCCCGCCTCAGCGAGAAGTACGCCTGCCCAAGCTTCATGATTCATCTGAAAGACGGCGTGGGCAAGGGTTCCTGCCGGTCCTACGGCGGGTTCAACCTGTTTTCCGCGCTGGAGTCCTGCGCCGACCTGCTGGAGGGCTTCGGCGGCCACGAGTTGGCGGCGGGCTTTACCATCTCCGAGGAGAACATCGACGCCTTCCGGGCCCGGATGAACCGGTATGTCCGCTCCGCCTCCGGCGGGGAACGGGCGGTATCCTGCCTGGACGTGGACGCGCCCATCTCCTGCCCCGGCGAGGTGACGCTGGCGGAGGTGGAGCAGCTGGACCAGCTGGAGCCCTATGGCGCGGGTAATCCCCGGCCGGTGTTCGCCCTGCTGGGCGCCACGGTGGACGTCCTGCAGCCCGTGGGCCAGGGGAAGCACCTGAAGCTCCGCCTCTCCAAGGGCACGTGCCGGTTTGACGCCATCTTCTTCTCCATGACGGAGGAGACGTGCGGCGTGGCGGCGGGCATGCGGGTGGACGCGGCCTTTTATCTCCAGGCCAATACCTTCCGGGGCAATACCACCCTGCAGCTGCAGCTCATCGACATCCGCCCCTCTCTGACCCCCAGCCGCCATGAGGCGGCGGACCTGGACCTGCTCCACCGCCTCGTGGCGGGAGAGGGCCTCACCGGGCAGGAGCGGGCCCGGCTCCAGGCGTCCCGCAGCCAGTTCGCCGCCTTTTGGACCGTGCTGGAGCGGCAGCTCCGCCGGGGAAAGGCGGAGGAGGAGATGCTGCCCTTTCTGCGGCGGCTGTCGGCACTCTCCGGCGGGTGTGAGAGCTTCCTCCGGGCCGGCCTGGCCCTGGCCGTGTTCCAGGAGCGGGGCCTGATCGCCCTGTCCGTCCAGGGGGACCAGGTGACGCTTTCGCTGAATCCCATCCAGGGGAAGGTGGATCTCTTCGCCTGCCCCTATCTGTCCCGCCTGCGGGAGGACGCCGCCGGCAAGAGTGGAGGTGTTGTGTCATGA